A window of Mucilaginibacter robiniae genomic DNA:
TGTTGGCGCTCAGTCCATCTTCGCCGACCAGTTCCGTATATTTACTGATTTCCGAGTTCAGCGCATATTCCTGCATCAGCCCGCACAGGTACATGATGAGGTAGGCAATGCCGGAATACAGGTTGACCGAGATGAAGCGGGCGATCCAGGTACTGAAGCTATCCCGGAAAGCCGGCAGAATGCTGACGGCTACCGCGAACGGTCCCAGAATAATCAGGATGGTCGAATAAATGATCTGGATCATAAACACGATGTACACGGCAAGCCGCAGAATCCAGATGCCTAATAATTCCAGCAACTGGGTAAAGAGCAGCTGCATTCCGACGGTGAGCCGGTTCTTGAGTTCCAGCAAGGGCGACACCACGGTGCTGATCCCCTCTTTGACGGTGCTGGTGACCGCATCCCAGGCCTGCCCGTACCAGGTATCACTTTCCTTTTCGGCTACCTGGGTCTGGGCCTGGAAAGTGTAGAGCGAATTAGCCACAGCCAGCATGAGGTTGGCTCGGGTGAAGCGCAGATCATTGACTACTGTTTGCTCACTCTCAAACATCTGCTCCGTTTGGTTTGCGACCAAATCGGTGGGAAAAGCCAGCATCTTGACGAAGACGCCCCACCAGAGAATAATCATGGCCAGGCCAAAGGGCCGCAGCAGCGGCATGACTTCCAGTTGCTTGTCGCCCACCATCATTTCATAAGAACGGATGGCGAAAAAGATGATCATGAAGATGGCAGCCAGCGCCTTGGCATCGGTGATAAACAGGTCAAAGTGGCTCCAGACCGAATCTTTCAACCCTTTGAGAAACACCATGACGCCGGTCTCGTAAACACCGTCACCCTGCAGGTATTCCAGTGTTTTATGATCGCCATCGGTGCTTTGTCCGAAAGCTACGCTGACCAGCGTAACCAGCAGAACGGATAAGATTATTTTTTTCTTCATTGTACATGTAATAAAACGCGGTTGGCAATAGCAATATCCGTCTGCGGCGTCCAGGCCGAAAGGGTAACCGCACCGGTTTTCAGGTGCTGCTGGTTAGCGGTCATCTGCTGGGTTTTGGCAGCCGCCGAGGTCCGGATGGCCCAGACACCGGCGAGCTTCCGGTATTCGATCAGGTAACGATGGTAAGCCAGAATGCGACTGCCCCGGTCCATGTTGGTCGTGTGCGCAGCATCAATCCGCTCCTTGAGCATATCCAGCTCGTTTTTGTACCAGGTATATAAGCCATCGGTCAGCAGTTCCTGCGTGACTGCAGGGGAAAGCCCGGCCAGAATGCCGGCCTGTGAATGGTTGATGACCGGATCCAGTTCGCTTTTGTAGTAAAGCTGCCAGAGCGGATCAGCATCGGTGACGAGTGCGGACTGATTAGCGATTTCGGAAAGTGCCGTATTCCGGACGGTGTCCGACTGCAGCTTGTAATTGTTATCCGTGGCATTCAACGCGGCGACAAGCGCAAGCCGCTGTGTTTGCGGCCCTGCCGGACTGAGCGGACGACGGTCCGTGTTGTGGTAATCCGGGTGGAACAAACCCCAGACGAGCCAGTAATAAGGGTTCAGGCTGAGAAAGCCGGCGGTCGGCGCAAACTTTTTCTGGTCCCACTGCAGGTAAACCATCCGTTCCTGCTGGTAGCGGAGACTCTGGTCCTGCACCACGGACTGGGCGAAACCGTGCTGCAGCAGCAGGAGCAGCACGATCAAAAAGGGTAATAAAATTTTCATGGTTTTAAATATTTAGCTTGTTGTATAATCCGGCTGACGATGGCCTGATCGTGGCTCAGGTAGCCGGCAAAAGGTGTGGCCGAGGCAATCAGGCCACGCTGCCGCGCCCAGTAGATGCTTTTCCAGGCGCCGTAAGCCAGCCCGTCGAGTATCTGCAGTTGCTGGGTGACCCTGCGCAGGAGCTGGTCACGCGCATTGTAGTCCGCCAGCACCTGGTCGCCTTCTTTAAGAATAAAGGAAGAAACATCCGTAACCAGCGCTGTGGCCCGGCTTCGCATCTGGCCGGCGATGTTGCCGGCAAAGAGCAGCAGGTAGGGCTGATCCTTCGCCATATCCAGCGCCTGATCAATATAACGGGTCATGTCAGCAATAATCACCGCCATATTTTTCACCGCCAATCCGTCCTTCAGGGCGGAGTTCACGTTTGATAAACTCTCATAGATCATGGTCTGTGCTGCCACTACAGACGCCATGTTTGTATTCAGGTCATTAATGTTACCGGAAATTTTAGTGAGGTACTGTTCATGGGTGCTTTCGGCAGCACTCCGGACGGCACCATTTTGAAGGACAGTCGCGAGATGCTGGGGGTCAACCACCACCTGTTGCGCATGGCAGCATAAGCCAACCAGCAGCAAGAGAAAAGCGTAAACTAATTTCATTTGAGATATTTGGCATTTTGCAGGATCTGATCGGCCAGCTGCCGGTCAGCGTCAATAAAGTTTTGAAAAGGATTAGCCGCTTTCAGCAGGGCCGCCATACTCGAATACTGCATCAGACTGAGCATATGACCTGACAATTCCTGAACGGTGCTGAGTTCGGACAGGACGTAATCAAAGAGGATCTTCCGGTCGGAAGCTTTCATCTGGTTCACATCGCCGTAGGCTAACGTCAGACCCGTGACATACCGCAGCAGGCTTTCGGCTTTAGCGGCAAACGTCAGTTCGGATTCATACCCGATAGCGATCAGCGCCGGGTTCCCGCGGACCAGGCTGATGATCTGGGCCTGGTTGCTGACAATGCGGCTGACCATCGGGCTGGCGTCAATACCTATCTGCGCCACATTAATGGCGGTGCCCAGCGTATTATACCGCTGCTGCAGTTCCCGGTAAATTTTCTTGATCTGCGCCAGCACGGTCAGGTTGGCCTGCTCGTTGGCACTCACCGCGGCCTGCCAGGTTCGCGCCTGCTGCTGCAGGTCATATTCGCTTTCAGAGGCGCTGATCAGCTGGTGCATGGCCGGTATATCCAGCACTTTCTGCTGGGCGAAAGCCTGCTGTAAAAGCAATATGGGAAGCAGGATCATGAGTAATAGCCGGTTCATGGCTTCAGGTATTTAGCATTGGTGAGCACATCGTTCGCGATCCGTACATCCTGGTTCTGCCACTCGGCCCAGGGATTGAGCGAACGCAGTACGCCGTTGATTTTTGCCCAGTACATCGACCGGTTCATGCCGTAGGCAATCCCCCGCAGGATGCGCATCTCTTGGGCAATATGGTTGAGCAGTTTGCCCCGCTCGCCGGAATCCATGAGATTACCAGAGCCGCCTTTCAGCACAAAGGCGCTGACATCGGCGGCGAGCATCGTCGCCCGCGTCTCGAAATCGCGGGCGCCCTGCTCGGCAAACAGCAGCAGTACCGGATCGGACTGCGCGAGCTTGACAGCGCTTTCCACATCGCTCACGATATCTGAACCGCAGTCCGCAA
This region includes:
- a CDS encoding plasmid transfer protein — translated: MKKKIILSVLLVTLVSVAFGQSTDGDHKTLEYLQGDGVYETGVMVFLKGLKDSVWSHFDLFITDAKALAAIFMIIFFAIRSYEMMVGDKQLEVMPLLRPFGLAMIILWWGVFVKMLAFPTDLVANQTEQMFESEQTVVNDLRFTRANLMLAVANSLYTFQAQTQVAEKESDTWYGQAWDAVTSTVKEGISTVVSPLLELKNRLTVGMQLLFTQLLELLGIWILRLAVYIVFMIQIIYSTILIILGPFAVAVSILPAFRDSFSTWIARFISVNLYSGIAYLIMYLCGLMQEYALNSEISKYTELVGEDGLSANIEKMAVFAGNGILSFGTVIIVFMIGAICMFTVPSISTWIISTSGISSASSTFGRSAGTVWGSAKKVTGSFF